In a genomic window of [Empedobacter] haloabium:
- a CDS encoding NAD(P)H-hydrate dehydratase, whose product MQPLYTVTQIRQIETESARRLSEGALMQRAGQASANAALDLLPFATSRASVLVLAGPGNNGGDALEAAAHLAHAGAQVAVVYFEGGSAPERARAVERAHASPARFVAEDAIAGVEWHLVIDGLFGIGLTRPITGPFAALVAALNALTCPILALDVPSGLDADTGCIVGPAGCAVRATHTLTFIGDKPGLHTCDGRDHAGTVNVAHLDIDAAHYPAATIHLNGVDGFAQAAVARPQNSHKGSYGIVSVLGGAPGMTGAPILAGRAALHAGAGRVFLCFAGPALQCDPGQPELMCRAAHGFDFATGVTVAGPGLGGSDEAAHLLEQAIASPQPLVVDADGLNLVAARSGLAARLRGRKAATLLTPHPLEAARLLATSIGAIQRDRLDSARRLAAALHAIVVLKGTGTVIAAPGGAIVINPTGNPALATAGTGDVLAGLCGALLAQGWPGWEAALGAVWLHGMAADVLVADGIGPVGLTAGELVPAIRTALNRLVARHGRRA is encoded by the coding sequence ATGCAGCCACTGTACACCGTCACCCAGATCCGCCAGATCGAAACCGAGTCCGCCCGCCGCCTGTCGGAGGGCGCGTTGATGCAACGGGCCGGCCAAGCCAGTGCCAACGCCGCGCTCGACCTGCTGCCTTTCGCCACCAGCCGCGCCAGCGTGCTGGTGCTGGCCGGTCCCGGCAACAATGGCGGCGACGCACTGGAGGCGGCCGCCCACCTGGCCCATGCGGGCGCCCAGGTCGCCGTGGTCTACTTCGAAGGCGGCAGTGCCCCGGAGCGCGCCCGGGCGGTCGAGCGGGCCCACGCCAGCCCGGCGCGCTTCGTGGCGGAAGACGCCATCGCCGGCGTCGAGTGGCACCTGGTCATCGACGGCCTGTTCGGGATCGGCCTGACGCGCCCGATCACGGGCCCGTTCGCCGCGCTGGTGGCGGCGCTCAACGCCTTGACCTGCCCGATACTGGCGCTGGACGTGCCCAGCGGCCTGGATGCGGACACGGGCTGCATCGTCGGCCCCGCCGGCTGCGCTGTGCGCGCCACGCACACGCTGACCTTCATCGGCGACAAGCCCGGCCTGCACACCTGCGACGGCCGCGATCACGCCGGCACCGTCAACGTCGCCCACCTCGACATCGACGCAGCCCACTACCCCGCCGCCACCATCCATCTGAACGGCGTGGATGGCTTCGCGCAAGCGGCCGTGGCGCGCCCGCAGAATTCGCACAAGGGCAGCTACGGCATCGTGTCCGTGCTGGGCGGCGCGCCGGGCATGACGGGCGCGCCGATATTGGCCGGGCGCGCGGCCCTGCATGCCGGCGCCGGCCGTGTATTCCTGTGCTTTGCCGGCCCGGCGCTGCAGTGCGACCCGGGCCAGCCGGAACTGATGTGCCGCGCGGCGCACGGCTTCGATTTCGCCACCGGCGTCACGGTCGCGGGTCCGGGGCTGGGTGGCAGCGACGAGGCGGCGCACCTGCTGGAACAGGCCATCGCCAGCCCGCAACCATTGGTGGTGGACGCGGACGGCCTGAATCTCGTCGCAGCCCGCTCCGGCCTGGCGGCACGGCTGCGCGGCCGCAAGGCCGCCACGCTGCTGACGCCGCATCCGCTGGAGGCGGCGCGCCTGCTGGCGACGTCGATCGGCGCGATCCAGCGCGACCGCCTGGACAGCGCACGCCGGCTGGCGGCGGCGCTGCACGCGATCGTCGTCCTGAAGGGAACCGGCACCGTCATCGCGGCGCCCGGCGGCGCCATCGTCATCAACCCGACCGGCAACCCGGCCCTGGCCACGGCCGGCACCGGCGACGTGCTGGCAGGCCTGTGCGGCGCGCTGCTGGCGCAGGGCTGGCCCGGCTGGGAGGCGGCGCTGGGGGCGGTCTGGCTGCACGGCATGGCTGCCGACGTGCTGGTGGCCGACGGCATTGGCCCCGTGGGCCTGACAGCGGGCGAGCTGGTTCCCGCCATCCGCACGGCGCTGAACCGACTGGTGGCGCGCCACGGCCGGCGCGCCTGA
- a CDS encoding ABC transporter ATP-binding protein, which yields MPDIPNASSSFISKSPTTAPATAPAHADTRVAAPLGAISVRGLTKRVADASGELTILHSVDFTVQKGETVAIVGASGSGKSTLLGLLAGLDTPSGGSVLIDGTDIFALDEDGRAALRKARLGFVFQSFQLLAHLTALENVMLPLELAGDANARAKAEAMLGRVGLSSRLRHYPKFLSGGEQQRVALARAFVTEPPLLLADEPTGSLDAATGEAVIQLMFELNRERGSTLVLVTHDTGIAARCGRTITIAAGRVV from the coding sequence ATGCCCGATATCCCCAACGCGTCCAGCAGTTTCATCTCAAAATCGCCCACCACAGCGCCCGCCACGGCGCCCGCCCACGCCGACACGCGGGTAGCGGCACCGCTTGGGGCGATCTCCGTGCGCGGCCTCACCAAGCGGGTGGCCGATGCCAGCGGCGAGCTGACCATCCTGCACAGCGTCGATTTTACCGTGCAAAAGGGCGAGACGGTGGCCATCGTTGGCGCGTCCGGTTCCGGCAAGTCCACCCTGCTTGGGCTGTTGGCCGGGCTGGACACGCCCAGCGGCGGGTCCGTGCTGATCGACGGCACCGACATCTTCGCGCTGGACGAGGACGGCCGCGCCGCCTTGCGCAAGGCGCGGCTGGGCTTCGTGTTCCAGTCGTTCCAGCTGCTGGCGCACCTGACCGCGCTGGAAAACGTCATGCTGCCGCTGGAACTGGCGGGCGACGCCAATGCGCGCGCCAAGGCCGAGGCCATGCTGGGCCGCGTCGGCCTGTCCAGCCGGCTGCGCCATTATCCGAAGTTCCTGTCCGGCGGCGAGCAGCAGCGCGTCGCGCTGGCGCGCGCCTTCGTCACCGAGCCGCCGCTGCTGCTGGCGGACGAGCCGACCGGCAGCCTCGATGCGGCCACCGGCGAAGCGGTGATCCAGCTGATGTTCGAACTCAATCGCGAGCGTGGTTCGACGCTGGTGCTGGTCACGCACGATACCGGCATCGCGGCGCGCTGCGGCCGCACCATCACGATCGCGGCGGGCCGCGTCGTCTAG
- a CDS encoding arylesterase, with amino-acid sequence MSWCALLLLAASASAYSAPKTLLVVGDSLSAEYGIARGSGWVALLERRLAARKIGASIVNASVSGETTSGGRSRMPALLARHKPDVVVIELGANDGLRGLPVAAADANLRAMVAAAKQAGAAVLLVGMQIPPNYGRDYADKFAAMFGKISRDEKVALAPFMLESVADKADLFQPDRLHPLATAHPVILDNIWPSLAPLLKAK; translated from the coding sequence ATGTCCTGGTGTGCGCTGTTGCTGTTGGCCGCCAGCGCAAGCGCCTATTCTGCCCCAAAAACCCTGCTCGTGGTGGGCGACAGCCTGTCGGCCGAATACGGCATCGCGCGCGGCAGCGGCTGGGTCGCCCTGCTCGAGCGCAGGCTGGCGGCGCGCAAGATCGGCGCCAGCATCGTCAACGCCAGCGTCAGCGGCGAGACCACGAGCGGCGGCCGTAGCCGCATGCCGGCGCTGCTGGCCAGGCACAAGCCCGACGTCGTCGTCATCGAACTCGGTGCCAACGACGGCCTGCGCGGCCTGCCCGTGGCGGCGGCGGATGCCAACCTGCGCGCGATGGTGGCGGCGGCAAAACAGGCCGGCGCCGCCGTGCTGCTGGTCGGCATGCAGATCCCGCCCAACTACGGGCGCGACTACGCCGACAAGTTCGCCGCCATGTTCGGCAAGATCAGCCGCGACGAGAAGGTGGCGCTGGCGCCCTTCATGCTCGAGAGCGTGGCCGACAAGGCCGACCTGTTCCAGCCCGACCGGCTGCACCCGCTGGCCACGGCGCATCCGGTCATCCTCGATAATATCTGGCCCTCGCTGGCCCCACTGTTGAAAGCCAAATGA
- the mnmH gene encoding tRNA 2-selenouridine(34) synthase MnmH encodes MKYPEILRIDDVLARLDEFDTIIDARSPAEYALDHLPDAINCPVLDDEQRVIVGTLYKQTGAFEAKKLGAALVAKNIAHHLETLWQDKPREWKPLVYCWRGGNRSGSMAHILAKVGWPVVQLDGGYKAFRNRVNADLEQAPQLDLRVICGTTGSGKTRLLDTLESVGAQVLDLEQLAAHRGSVLGNLPCQPQPTQKAFETSIWDRLRRFDPSRPVFVESESKKVGALRVPAALMERMRASPCIALQVAREERVKLLIEDYQHFACNAPALNAQLAYLTDLHGKAKIAAWQEMASGGRMAELVDELLVEHYDPAYTRSIHRNFTQYEQARVVALADISPASFLAAAQALHRAVDA; translated from the coding sequence ATGAAGTATCCCGAAATCCTGCGCATCGACGATGTGCTCGCCCGCCTGGACGAATTCGACACGATCATCGATGCCCGCAGCCCCGCCGAATACGCGCTGGACCACCTGCCGGACGCGATCAATTGCCCGGTGCTGGACGACGAACAGCGCGTGATCGTCGGCACCCTGTACAAGCAGACCGGCGCCTTCGAGGCCAAGAAGCTGGGCGCCGCCCTGGTGGCGAAGAACATCGCCCACCACCTGGAAACCCTGTGGCAGGACAAGCCGCGCGAATGGAAGCCCCTGGTGTACTGCTGGCGCGGCGGCAACCGCAGCGGCTCGATGGCGCACATCCTGGCCAAGGTCGGCTGGCCCGTCGTGCAGCTGGACGGCGGCTACAAGGCCTTCCGCAACCGCGTCAACGCCGACCTCGAACAAGCCCCGCAACTGGACTTGCGCGTCATCTGCGGCACCACGGGCAGCGGCAAGACGCGCCTGCTCGACACGCTGGAATCGGTCGGCGCGCAAGTACTGGACCTGGAACAGCTGGCGGCGCACCGCGGCTCCGTGCTGGGCAACCTGCCCTGCCAGCCGCAGCCCACGCAAAAGGCGTTCGAGACCTCGATCTGGGACCGGCTGCGCCGCTTCGACCCCAGCCGGCCCGTGTTCGTCGAATCGGAAAGCAAGAAGGTGGGCGCGCTGCGCGTGCCGGCGGCGCTGATGGAGCGCATGCGCGCCTCGCCGTGTATCGCTCTGCAGGTGGCCCGCGAGGAACGGGTCAAGCTCCTGATCGAGGACTACCAGCACTTCGCCTGCAACGCGCCGGCCCTGAACGCGCAGCTGGCCTACCTGACCGACCTGCACGGGAAGGCAAAGATCGCCGCCTGGCAGGAGATGGCGAGCGGCGGGCGCATGGCGGAACTGGTCGACGAGCTGCTGGTCGAACATTACGATCCGGCCTATACGCGTTCGATCCATCGCAACTTCACGCAGTACGAGCAGGCGCGGGTCGTGGCGCTGGCCGATATCTCGCCCGCTTCGTTCCTTGCTGCGGCGCAGGCACTGCACCGAGCGGTGGACGCATGA